In a genomic window of Gouania willdenowi chromosome 11, fGouWil2.1, whole genome shotgun sequence:
- the LOC114471925 gene encoding myocyte-specific enhancer factor 2D homolog isoform X4, with protein sequence MGRKKIQIQRITDERNRQVTFTKRKFGLMKKAYELSVLCDCEIALIIFNHANKLFQYASTDMDKVLLKYTEYNEPHESRTNADIIETLRKKGFNGCDSPEPDGEDSIDQSPLNDEKYRKTTEDLDVLFKRYGQSAAPTQTFTMPVTVQASNQSTLQFSNPGNALVTTSYVTSTSLTDTHLLSPQQPALQRNTVSPGLPQRPASAGALLGGDLNNSNGGCPSPVPNGYTSARASPGLLTVSNGNSLGKVVPAKSPPPPPSPQMVNSRKPDLRVITSQGGKSLMQMTEDELELVNENAQRLVAGAQVAQTLTTPVVSVATPSLLAQGLPFSAMPTAYNTDYQLTSADITALHALASPGGLLPATVSTWQQQQAVNQQPQQQQPQQQTQQQQQQQQQLNLASLSNLVMWGVDKQSSELSSQMSSLAANLRPVTHIPQGAMLTVNTNSSISIKTEPVSPGRERSTPCPPPSTTPSSTSGGAVLTAPPQYPSSLLCLEPPTGRSPADSVSSNASSFEGSDRDDAGGGGSGSGGGGGGGGGGGSTAATDPSNRSVQPNLSPSTELLRASNEAEQDGGNIKRMRLDAWVT encoded by the exons ATGGGCAGAAAAAAGATTCAGATCCAGAGGATCACAGACGAGAGGAACCGACAG GTCACATTCACAAAACGAAAATTTGGCTTGATGAAGAAAGCCTACGAGCTGAGTGTATTGTGCGACTGCGAGATCGCCCTGATCATCTTCAACCACGCCAACAAGCTGTTCCAGTACGCCAGCACCGACATGGACAAGGTCCTGCTCAAATACACAGAGTACAACGAGCCCCACGAGAGCCGGACCAACGCTGACATCATCGAG ACTTTGAGGAAAAAAGGTTTTAACGGCTGTGACAGCCCGGAGCCGGACGGCGAGGACTCCATTGACCAAAGCCCTCTCAATGATGAAAAGTATCGTAAGACCACAGAAGACCTGGATGTTCTCTTCAAACGCTACGGa CAGTCAGCAGCTCCGACCCAAACCTTCACCATGCCAGTCACCGTCCAGGCGTCCAATCAGAGCACGCTGCAGTTCAGCAATCCCGGCAACGCACTGGTGACTACCTCCTATGTGACCTCCACTTCGCTCACCGATACCCACCTCCTGTCGCCACAGCAACCGGCGCTTCAGAGAAACACAGTGTCTCCTGGGTTGCCACAGCGACCGGCCAGTGCAG GCGCCCTCCTTGGAGGTGACCTGAATAACTCAAATGGAGGATGTCCGAGTCCAGTCC CTAATGGATACACCAGTGCCAGGGCCTCCCCAGGCCTCCTCACAGTTTCCAACGGCAACAGCCTGGGGAAAGTAGTTCCGGCTAAGTCCCCACCTCCGCCTCCAAGCCCCCAGATGGTCAACAGCCGCAAGCCAGACCTCCGTGTCATCACCTCACAGGGTGGAAAGAGCCTGATGCAGATG ACAGAGGATGAGCTGGAGTTGGTAAAcgag AATGCACAGCGGCTGGTGGCCGGAGCCCAGGTGGCACAGACCCTCACCACCCCAGTGGTCTCTGTGGCTACACCCAGCCTGCTGGCACAGGGGCTGCCCTTCTCCGCCATGCCCACTGCATACAACACAG ATTATCAGTTGACCAGTGCAGACATCACTGCTCTGCACGCTCTGGCGTCACCCGGTGGCCTGTTGCCCGCAACTGTCTCTACATGGCAACAGCAGCAGGCCGTTAACCAGCAACCACAGCAGCAACAACCACAGCAACAaacgcagcagcagcaacagcagcagcaacaacttaATCTTGCATCACTCAGCAACTTGGT CATGTGGGGCGTGGACAAACAGAGCAGCGAGCTGTCTAGCCAGATGTCCAGTCTGGCTGCCAATCTAAG GCCTGTGACCCACATACCTCAAGGCGCCATGCTGACAGTCAACACAAACTCCAGCATCAGCATTAAGACGGAGCCCGTTTCTCCTGGACGTGAGCGCAGCACACCGTGTCCTCCTCCTTCCACCACGCCGTCCTCCACCTCAGGAGGAGCCGTACTAACGGCGCCGCCCCAGTATCCCAGCTCGCTGCTGTGCCTGGAGCCGCCCACCGGCCGCTCGCCCGCAGACAGCGTGAGCAGCAACGCCAGCTCATTCGAAGGCAGCGATCGAGACGATGCtggtggaggaggaagtggcagcggaggaggaggaggaggaggagggggaggaggatcAACAGCTGCCACTGATCCCTCCAACCGGTCTGTGCAGCCTAATCTAAGCCCCTCCACGGAGCTCCTCAGAGCCTCCAACGAAGCAGAGCAGGACGGAGGGAACATAAAGCGGATGCGTTTGGATGCCTGGGTCACATAG
- the LOC114471925 gene encoding myocyte-specific enhancer factor 2D homolog isoform X1 — protein sequence MGRKKIQIQRITDERNRQVTFTKRKFGLMKKAYELSVLCDCEIALIIFNHANKLFQYASTDMDKVLLKYTEYNEPHESRTNADIIETLRKKGFNGCDSPEPDGEDSIDQSPLNDEKYRKTTEDLDVLFKRYGQSAAPTQTFTMPVTVQASNQSTLQFSNPGNALVTTSYVTSTSLTDTHLLSPQQPALQRNTVSPGLPQRPASAGALLGGDLNNSNGGCPSPVPNGYTSARASPGLLTVSNGNSLGKVVPAKSPPPPPSPQMVNSRKPDLRVITSQGGKSLMQMTEDELELVNENAQRLVAGAQVAQTLTTPVVSVATPSLLAQGLPFSAMPTAYNTDYQLTSADITALHALASPGGLLPATVSTWQQQQAVNQQPQQQQPQQQTQQQQQQQQQLNLASLSNLVMWGVDKQSSELSSQMSSLAANLSVGSPSNLLLGRDEWLGRPVTHIPQGAMLTVNTNSSISIKTEPVSPGRERSTPCPPPSTTPSSTSGGAVLTAPPQYPSSLLCLEPPTGRSPADSVSSNASSFEGSDRDDAGGGGSGSGGGGGGGGGGGSTAATDPSNRSVQPNLSPSTELLRASNEAEQDGGNIKRMRLDAWVT from the exons ATGGGCAGAAAAAAGATTCAGATCCAGAGGATCACAGACGAGAGGAACCGACAG GTCACATTCACAAAACGAAAATTTGGCTTGATGAAGAAAGCCTACGAGCTGAGTGTATTGTGCGACTGCGAGATCGCCCTGATCATCTTCAACCACGCCAACAAGCTGTTCCAGTACGCCAGCACCGACATGGACAAGGTCCTGCTCAAATACACAGAGTACAACGAGCCCCACGAGAGCCGGACCAACGCTGACATCATCGAG ACTTTGAGGAAAAAAGGTTTTAACGGCTGTGACAGCCCGGAGCCGGACGGCGAGGACTCCATTGACCAAAGCCCTCTCAATGATGAAAAGTATCGTAAGACCACAGAAGACCTGGATGTTCTCTTCAAACGCTACGGa CAGTCAGCAGCTCCGACCCAAACCTTCACCATGCCAGTCACCGTCCAGGCGTCCAATCAGAGCACGCTGCAGTTCAGCAATCCCGGCAACGCACTGGTGACTACCTCCTATGTGACCTCCACTTCGCTCACCGATACCCACCTCCTGTCGCCACAGCAACCGGCGCTTCAGAGAAACACAGTGTCTCCTGGGTTGCCACAGCGACCGGCCAGTGCAG GCGCCCTCCTTGGAGGTGACCTGAATAACTCAAATGGAGGATGTCCGAGTCCAGTCC CTAATGGATACACCAGTGCCAGGGCCTCCCCAGGCCTCCTCACAGTTTCCAACGGCAACAGCCTGGGGAAAGTAGTTCCGGCTAAGTCCCCACCTCCGCCTCCAAGCCCCCAGATGGTCAACAGCCGCAAGCCAGACCTCCGTGTCATCACCTCACAGGGTGGAAAGAGCCTGATGCAGATG ACAGAGGATGAGCTGGAGTTGGTAAAcgag AATGCACAGCGGCTGGTGGCCGGAGCCCAGGTGGCACAGACCCTCACCACCCCAGTGGTCTCTGTGGCTACACCCAGCCTGCTGGCACAGGGGCTGCCCTTCTCCGCCATGCCCACTGCATACAACACAG ATTATCAGTTGACCAGTGCAGACATCACTGCTCTGCACGCTCTGGCGTCACCCGGTGGCCTGTTGCCCGCAACTGTCTCTACATGGCAACAGCAGCAGGCCGTTAACCAGCAACCACAGCAGCAACAACCACAGCAACAaacgcagcagcagcaacagcagcagcaacaacttaATCTTGCATCACTCAGCAACTTGGT CATGTGGGGCGTGGACAAACAGAGCAGCGAGCTGTCTAGCCAGATGTCCAGTCTGGCTGCCAATCTAAG CGTTGGCTCTCCGTCCAACCTGCTCTTGGGTAGAGATGAGTGGTTGGGCCG GCCTGTGACCCACATACCTCAAGGCGCCATGCTGACAGTCAACACAAACTCCAGCATCAGCATTAAGACGGAGCCCGTTTCTCCTGGACGTGAGCGCAGCACACCGTGTCCTCCTCCTTCCACCACGCCGTCCTCCACCTCAGGAGGAGCCGTACTAACGGCGCCGCCCCAGTATCCCAGCTCGCTGCTGTGCCTGGAGCCGCCCACCGGCCGCTCGCCCGCAGACAGCGTGAGCAGCAACGCCAGCTCATTCGAAGGCAGCGATCGAGACGATGCtggtggaggaggaagtggcagcggaggaggaggaggaggaggagggggaggaggatcAACAGCTGCCACTGATCCCTCCAACCGGTCTGTGCAGCCTAATCTAAGCCCCTCCACGGAGCTCCTCAGAGCCTCCAACGAAGCAGAGCAGGACGGAGGGAACATAAAGCGGATGCGTTTGGATGCCTGGGTCACATAG
- the LOC114471925 gene encoding myocyte-specific enhancer factor 2D homolog isoform X3 translates to MGRKKIQIQRITDERNRQVTFTKRKFGLMKKAYELSVLCDCEIALIIFNHANKLFQYASTDMDKVLLKYTEYNEPHESRTNADIIETLRKKGFNGCDSPEPDGEDSIDQSPLNDEKYRKTTEDLDVLFKRYGQSAAPTQTFTMPVTVQASNQSTLQFSNPGNALVTTSYVTSTSLTDTHLLSPQQPALQRNTVSPGLPQRPASAGALLGGDLNNSNGGCPSPVPNGYTSARASPGLLTVSNGNSLGKVVPAKSPPPPPSPQMVNSRKPDLRVITSQGGKSLMQMNAQRLVAGAQVAQTLTTPVVSVATPSLLAQGLPFSAMPTAYNTDYQLTSADITALHALASPGGLLPATVSTWQQQQAVNQQPQQQQPQQQTQQQQQQQQQLNLASLSNLVMWGVDKQSSELSSQMSSLAANLSVGSPSNLLLGRDEWLGRPVTHIPQGAMLTVNTNSSISIKTEPVSPGRERSTPCPPPSTTPSSTSGGAVLTAPPQYPSSLLCLEPPTGRSPADSVSSNASSFEGSDRDDAGGGGSGSGGGGGGGGGGGSTAATDPSNRSVQPNLSPSTELLRASNEAEQDGGNIKRMRLDAWVT, encoded by the exons ATGGGCAGAAAAAAGATTCAGATCCAGAGGATCACAGACGAGAGGAACCGACAG GTCACATTCACAAAACGAAAATTTGGCTTGATGAAGAAAGCCTACGAGCTGAGTGTATTGTGCGACTGCGAGATCGCCCTGATCATCTTCAACCACGCCAACAAGCTGTTCCAGTACGCCAGCACCGACATGGACAAGGTCCTGCTCAAATACACAGAGTACAACGAGCCCCACGAGAGCCGGACCAACGCTGACATCATCGAG ACTTTGAGGAAAAAAGGTTTTAACGGCTGTGACAGCCCGGAGCCGGACGGCGAGGACTCCATTGACCAAAGCCCTCTCAATGATGAAAAGTATCGTAAGACCACAGAAGACCTGGATGTTCTCTTCAAACGCTACGGa CAGTCAGCAGCTCCGACCCAAACCTTCACCATGCCAGTCACCGTCCAGGCGTCCAATCAGAGCACGCTGCAGTTCAGCAATCCCGGCAACGCACTGGTGACTACCTCCTATGTGACCTCCACTTCGCTCACCGATACCCACCTCCTGTCGCCACAGCAACCGGCGCTTCAGAGAAACACAGTGTCTCCTGGGTTGCCACAGCGACCGGCCAGTGCAG GCGCCCTCCTTGGAGGTGACCTGAATAACTCAAATGGAGGATGTCCGAGTCCAGTCC CTAATGGATACACCAGTGCCAGGGCCTCCCCAGGCCTCCTCACAGTTTCCAACGGCAACAGCCTGGGGAAAGTAGTTCCGGCTAAGTCCCCACCTCCGCCTCCAAGCCCCCAGATGGTCAACAGCCGCAAGCCAGACCTCCGTGTCATCACCTCACAGGGTGGAAAGAGCCTGATGCAGATG AATGCACAGCGGCTGGTGGCCGGAGCCCAGGTGGCACAGACCCTCACCACCCCAGTGGTCTCTGTGGCTACACCCAGCCTGCTGGCACAGGGGCTGCCCTTCTCCGCCATGCCCACTGCATACAACACAG ATTATCAGTTGACCAGTGCAGACATCACTGCTCTGCACGCTCTGGCGTCACCCGGTGGCCTGTTGCCCGCAACTGTCTCTACATGGCAACAGCAGCAGGCCGTTAACCAGCAACCACAGCAGCAACAACCACAGCAACAaacgcagcagcagcaacagcagcagcaacaacttaATCTTGCATCACTCAGCAACTTGGT CATGTGGGGCGTGGACAAACAGAGCAGCGAGCTGTCTAGCCAGATGTCCAGTCTGGCTGCCAATCTAAG CGTTGGCTCTCCGTCCAACCTGCTCTTGGGTAGAGATGAGTGGTTGGGCCG GCCTGTGACCCACATACCTCAAGGCGCCATGCTGACAGTCAACACAAACTCCAGCATCAGCATTAAGACGGAGCCCGTTTCTCCTGGACGTGAGCGCAGCACACCGTGTCCTCCTCCTTCCACCACGCCGTCCTCCACCTCAGGAGGAGCCGTACTAACGGCGCCGCCCCAGTATCCCAGCTCGCTGCTGTGCCTGGAGCCGCCCACCGGCCGCTCGCCCGCAGACAGCGTGAGCAGCAACGCCAGCTCATTCGAAGGCAGCGATCGAGACGATGCtggtggaggaggaagtggcagcggaggaggaggaggaggaggagggggaggaggatcAACAGCTGCCACTGATCCCTCCAACCGGTCTGTGCAGCCTAATCTAAGCCCCTCCACGGAGCTCCTCAGAGCCTCCAACGAAGCAGAGCAGGACGGAGGGAACATAAAGCGGATGCGTTTGGATGCCTGGGTCACATAG
- the LOC114471925 gene encoding myocyte-specific enhancer factor 2D homolog isoform X2, with product MGRKKIQIQRITDERNRQVTFTKRKFGLMKKAYELSVLCDCEIALIIFNHANKLFQYASTDMDKVLLKYTEYNEPHESRTNADIIETLRKKGFNGCDSPEPDGEDSIDQSPLNDEKYRKTTEDLDVLFKRYGSAAPTQTFTMPVTVQASNQSTLQFSNPGNALVTTSYVTSTSLTDTHLLSPQQPALQRNTVSPGLPQRPASAGALLGGDLNNSNGGCPSPVPNGYTSARASPGLLTVSNGNSLGKVVPAKSPPPPPSPQMVNSRKPDLRVITSQGGKSLMQMTEDELELVNENAQRLVAGAQVAQTLTTPVVSVATPSLLAQGLPFSAMPTAYNTDYQLTSADITALHALASPGGLLPATVSTWQQQQAVNQQPQQQQPQQQTQQQQQQQQQLNLASLSNLVMWGVDKQSSELSSQMSSLAANLSVGSPSNLLLGRDEWLGRPVTHIPQGAMLTVNTNSSISIKTEPVSPGRERSTPCPPPSTTPSSTSGGAVLTAPPQYPSSLLCLEPPTGRSPADSVSSNASSFEGSDRDDAGGGGSGSGGGGGGGGGGGSTAATDPSNRSVQPNLSPSTELLRASNEAEQDGGNIKRMRLDAWVT from the exons ATGGGCAGAAAAAAGATTCAGATCCAGAGGATCACAGACGAGAGGAACCGACAG GTCACATTCACAAAACGAAAATTTGGCTTGATGAAGAAAGCCTACGAGCTGAGTGTATTGTGCGACTGCGAGATCGCCCTGATCATCTTCAACCACGCCAACAAGCTGTTCCAGTACGCCAGCACCGACATGGACAAGGTCCTGCTCAAATACACAGAGTACAACGAGCCCCACGAGAGCCGGACCAACGCTGACATCATCGAG ACTTTGAGGAAAAAAGGTTTTAACGGCTGTGACAGCCCGGAGCCGGACGGCGAGGACTCCATTGACCAAAGCCCTCTCAATGATGAAAAGTATCGTAAGACCACAGAAGACCTGGATGTTCTCTTCAAACGCTACGGa TCAGCAGCTCCGACCCAAACCTTCACCATGCCAGTCACCGTCCAGGCGTCCAATCAGAGCACGCTGCAGTTCAGCAATCCCGGCAACGCACTGGTGACTACCTCCTATGTGACCTCCACTTCGCTCACCGATACCCACCTCCTGTCGCCACAGCAACCGGCGCTTCAGAGAAACACAGTGTCTCCTGGGTTGCCACAGCGACCGGCCAGTGCAG GCGCCCTCCTTGGAGGTGACCTGAATAACTCAAATGGAGGATGTCCGAGTCCAGTCC CTAATGGATACACCAGTGCCAGGGCCTCCCCAGGCCTCCTCACAGTTTCCAACGGCAACAGCCTGGGGAAAGTAGTTCCGGCTAAGTCCCCACCTCCGCCTCCAAGCCCCCAGATGGTCAACAGCCGCAAGCCAGACCTCCGTGTCATCACCTCACAGGGTGGAAAGAGCCTGATGCAGATG ACAGAGGATGAGCTGGAGTTGGTAAAcgag AATGCACAGCGGCTGGTGGCCGGAGCCCAGGTGGCACAGACCCTCACCACCCCAGTGGTCTCTGTGGCTACACCCAGCCTGCTGGCACAGGGGCTGCCCTTCTCCGCCATGCCCACTGCATACAACACAG ATTATCAGTTGACCAGTGCAGACATCACTGCTCTGCACGCTCTGGCGTCACCCGGTGGCCTGTTGCCCGCAACTGTCTCTACATGGCAACAGCAGCAGGCCGTTAACCAGCAACCACAGCAGCAACAACCACAGCAACAaacgcagcagcagcaacagcagcagcaacaacttaATCTTGCATCACTCAGCAACTTGGT CATGTGGGGCGTGGACAAACAGAGCAGCGAGCTGTCTAGCCAGATGTCCAGTCTGGCTGCCAATCTAAG CGTTGGCTCTCCGTCCAACCTGCTCTTGGGTAGAGATGAGTGGTTGGGCCG GCCTGTGACCCACATACCTCAAGGCGCCATGCTGACAGTCAACACAAACTCCAGCATCAGCATTAAGACGGAGCCCGTTTCTCCTGGACGTGAGCGCAGCACACCGTGTCCTCCTCCTTCCACCACGCCGTCCTCCACCTCAGGAGGAGCCGTACTAACGGCGCCGCCCCAGTATCCCAGCTCGCTGCTGTGCCTGGAGCCGCCCACCGGCCGCTCGCCCGCAGACAGCGTGAGCAGCAACGCCAGCTCATTCGAAGGCAGCGATCGAGACGATGCtggtggaggaggaagtggcagcggaggaggaggaggaggaggagggggaggaggatcAACAGCTGCCACTGATCCCTCCAACCGGTCTGTGCAGCCTAATCTAAGCCCCTCCACGGAGCTCCTCAGAGCCTCCAACGAAGCAGAGCAGGACGGAGGGAACATAAAGCGGATGCGTTTGGATGCCTGGGTCACATAG
- the LOC114471925 gene encoding myocyte-specific enhancer factor 2D homolog isoform X6: MGRKKIQIQRITDERNRQVTFTKRKFGLMKKAYELSVLCDCEIALIIFNHANKLFQYASTDMDKVLLKYTEYNEPHESRTNADIIETLRKKGFNGCDSPEPDGEDSIDQSPLNDEKYRKTTEDLDVLFKRYGSAAPTQTFTMPVTVQASNQSTLQFSNPGNALVTTSYVTSTSLTDTHLLSPQQPALQRNTVSPGLPQRPASAGALLGGDLNNSNGGCPSPVPNGYTSARASPGLLTVSNGNSLGKVVPAKSPPPPPSPQMVNSRKPDLRVITSQGGKSLMQMNAQRLVAGAQVAQTLTTPVVSVATPSLLAQGLPFSAMPTAYNTDYQLTSADITALHALASPGGLLPATVSTWQQQQAVNQQPQQQQPQQQTQQQQQQQQQLNLASLSNLVPVTHIPQGAMLTVNTNSSISIKTEPVSPGRERSTPCPPPSTTPSSTSGGAVLTAPPQYPSSLLCLEPPTGRSPADSVSSNASSFEGSDRDDAGGGGSGSGGGGGGGGGGGSTAATDPSNRSVQPNLSPSTELLRASNEAEQDGGNIKRMRLDAWVT; this comes from the exons ATGGGCAGAAAAAAGATTCAGATCCAGAGGATCACAGACGAGAGGAACCGACAG GTCACATTCACAAAACGAAAATTTGGCTTGATGAAGAAAGCCTACGAGCTGAGTGTATTGTGCGACTGCGAGATCGCCCTGATCATCTTCAACCACGCCAACAAGCTGTTCCAGTACGCCAGCACCGACATGGACAAGGTCCTGCTCAAATACACAGAGTACAACGAGCCCCACGAGAGCCGGACCAACGCTGACATCATCGAG ACTTTGAGGAAAAAAGGTTTTAACGGCTGTGACAGCCCGGAGCCGGACGGCGAGGACTCCATTGACCAAAGCCCTCTCAATGATGAAAAGTATCGTAAGACCACAGAAGACCTGGATGTTCTCTTCAAACGCTACGGa TCAGCAGCTCCGACCCAAACCTTCACCATGCCAGTCACCGTCCAGGCGTCCAATCAGAGCACGCTGCAGTTCAGCAATCCCGGCAACGCACTGGTGACTACCTCCTATGTGACCTCCACTTCGCTCACCGATACCCACCTCCTGTCGCCACAGCAACCGGCGCTTCAGAGAAACACAGTGTCTCCTGGGTTGCCACAGCGACCGGCCAGTGCAG GCGCCCTCCTTGGAGGTGACCTGAATAACTCAAATGGAGGATGTCCGAGTCCAGTCC CTAATGGATACACCAGTGCCAGGGCCTCCCCAGGCCTCCTCACAGTTTCCAACGGCAACAGCCTGGGGAAAGTAGTTCCGGCTAAGTCCCCACCTCCGCCTCCAAGCCCCCAGATGGTCAACAGCCGCAAGCCAGACCTCCGTGTCATCACCTCACAGGGTGGAAAGAGCCTGATGCAGATG AATGCACAGCGGCTGGTGGCCGGAGCCCAGGTGGCACAGACCCTCACCACCCCAGTGGTCTCTGTGGCTACACCCAGCCTGCTGGCACAGGGGCTGCCCTTCTCCGCCATGCCCACTGCATACAACACAG ATTATCAGTTGACCAGTGCAGACATCACTGCTCTGCACGCTCTGGCGTCACCCGGTGGCCTGTTGCCCGCAACTGTCTCTACATGGCAACAGCAGCAGGCCGTTAACCAGCAACCACAGCAGCAACAACCACAGCAACAaacgcagcagcagcaacagcagcagcaacaacttaATCTTGCATCACTCAGCAACTTGGT GCCTGTGACCCACATACCTCAAGGCGCCATGCTGACAGTCAACACAAACTCCAGCATCAGCATTAAGACGGAGCCCGTTTCTCCTGGACGTGAGCGCAGCACACCGTGTCCTCCTCCTTCCACCACGCCGTCCTCCACCTCAGGAGGAGCCGTACTAACGGCGCCGCCCCAGTATCCCAGCTCGCTGCTGTGCCTGGAGCCGCCCACCGGCCGCTCGCCCGCAGACAGCGTGAGCAGCAACGCCAGCTCATTCGAAGGCAGCGATCGAGACGATGCtggtggaggaggaagtggcagcggaggaggaggaggaggaggagggggaggaggatcAACAGCTGCCACTGATCCCTCCAACCGGTCTGTGCAGCCTAATCTAAGCCCCTCCACGGAGCTCCTCAGAGCCTCCAACGAAGCAGAGCAGGACGGAGGGAACATAAAGCGGATGCGTTTGGATGCCTGGGTCACATAG
- the LOC114471925 gene encoding myocyte-specific enhancer factor 2D homolog isoform X5: MGRKKIQIQRITDERNRQVTFTKRKFGLMKKAYELSVLCDCEIALIIFNHANKLFQYASTDMDKVLLKYTEYNEPHESRTNADIIETLRKKGFNGCDSPEPDGEDSIDQSPLNDEKYRKTTEDLDVLFKRYGQSAAPTQTFTMPVTVQASNQSTLQFSNPGNALVTTSYVTSTSLTDTHLLSPQQPALQRNTVSPGLPQRPASAGALLGGDLNNSNGGCPSPVPNGYTSARASPGLLTVSNGNSLGKVVPAKSPPPPPSPQMVNSRKPDLRVITSQGGKSLMQMTEDELELVNENAQRLVAGAQVAQTLTTPVVSVATPSLLAQGLPFSAMPTAYNTDYQLTSADITALHALASPGGLLPATVSTWQQQQAVNQQPQQQQPQQQTQQQQQQQQQLNLASLSNLVPVTHIPQGAMLTVNTNSSISIKTEPVSPGRERSTPCPPPSTTPSSTSGGAVLTAPPQYPSSLLCLEPPTGRSPADSVSSNASSFEGSDRDDAGGGGSGSGGGGGGGGGGGSTAATDPSNRSVQPNLSPSTELLRASNEAEQDGGNIKRMRLDAWVT; this comes from the exons ATGGGCAGAAAAAAGATTCAGATCCAGAGGATCACAGACGAGAGGAACCGACAG GTCACATTCACAAAACGAAAATTTGGCTTGATGAAGAAAGCCTACGAGCTGAGTGTATTGTGCGACTGCGAGATCGCCCTGATCATCTTCAACCACGCCAACAAGCTGTTCCAGTACGCCAGCACCGACATGGACAAGGTCCTGCTCAAATACACAGAGTACAACGAGCCCCACGAGAGCCGGACCAACGCTGACATCATCGAG ACTTTGAGGAAAAAAGGTTTTAACGGCTGTGACAGCCCGGAGCCGGACGGCGAGGACTCCATTGACCAAAGCCCTCTCAATGATGAAAAGTATCGTAAGACCACAGAAGACCTGGATGTTCTCTTCAAACGCTACGGa CAGTCAGCAGCTCCGACCCAAACCTTCACCATGCCAGTCACCGTCCAGGCGTCCAATCAGAGCACGCTGCAGTTCAGCAATCCCGGCAACGCACTGGTGACTACCTCCTATGTGACCTCCACTTCGCTCACCGATACCCACCTCCTGTCGCCACAGCAACCGGCGCTTCAGAGAAACACAGTGTCTCCTGGGTTGCCACAGCGACCGGCCAGTGCAG GCGCCCTCCTTGGAGGTGACCTGAATAACTCAAATGGAGGATGTCCGAGTCCAGTCC CTAATGGATACACCAGTGCCAGGGCCTCCCCAGGCCTCCTCACAGTTTCCAACGGCAACAGCCTGGGGAAAGTAGTTCCGGCTAAGTCCCCACCTCCGCCTCCAAGCCCCCAGATGGTCAACAGCCGCAAGCCAGACCTCCGTGTCATCACCTCACAGGGTGGAAAGAGCCTGATGCAGATG ACAGAGGATGAGCTGGAGTTGGTAAAcgag AATGCACAGCGGCTGGTGGCCGGAGCCCAGGTGGCACAGACCCTCACCACCCCAGTGGTCTCTGTGGCTACACCCAGCCTGCTGGCACAGGGGCTGCCCTTCTCCGCCATGCCCACTGCATACAACACAG ATTATCAGTTGACCAGTGCAGACATCACTGCTCTGCACGCTCTGGCGTCACCCGGTGGCCTGTTGCCCGCAACTGTCTCTACATGGCAACAGCAGCAGGCCGTTAACCAGCAACCACAGCAGCAACAACCACAGCAACAaacgcagcagcagcaacagcagcagcaacaacttaATCTTGCATCACTCAGCAACTTGGT GCCTGTGACCCACATACCTCAAGGCGCCATGCTGACAGTCAACACAAACTCCAGCATCAGCATTAAGACGGAGCCCGTTTCTCCTGGACGTGAGCGCAGCACACCGTGTCCTCCTCCTTCCACCACGCCGTCCTCCACCTCAGGAGGAGCCGTACTAACGGCGCCGCCCCAGTATCCCAGCTCGCTGCTGTGCCTGGAGCCGCCCACCGGCCGCTCGCCCGCAGACAGCGTGAGCAGCAACGCCAGCTCATTCGAAGGCAGCGATCGAGACGATGCtggtggaggaggaagtggcagcggaggaggaggaggaggaggagggggaggaggatcAACAGCTGCCACTGATCCCTCCAACCGGTCTGTGCAGCCTAATCTAAGCCCCTCCACGGAGCTCCTCAGAGCCTCCAACGAAGCAGAGCAGGACGGAGGGAACATAAAGCGGATGCGTTTGGATGCCTGGGTCACATAG